The following proteins come from a genomic window of Micromonospora zamorensis:
- the fahA gene encoding fumarylacetoacetase yields the protein MTWVTGADGSPYGVTNLPYGVFRSDEGQPRIGVRIGSWVFDLAAAEAADLVLAAGALCRPTLNEFMALGRPQWTTVRQRITELLTDPAHRPAVEPLLVPLDDVEMLLPIEVADYVDFYSSEHHASNVGQIFRPGQPPLLPNWKHLPIGYHGRAGTVVVSGTPVIRPTGQRASAEGPVTGPSVRLDIEAEVGFVVGVPSPMGRRVSVDDFADHVFGVVLVNDWSARDIQAWEYQPLGPFLGKSFATSVSAWVTPLDALGDAFVPAPDQDPPVVDYLRDVPHLGLDLRLAVEWNGEQVSEPPFATMYWTPAQQLAHLTVNGASLRTGDLYASGTVSGPDRSQVGSFLELTWGGAEPVKVGDESRTFLADGDTVTITATAPGPDGTTIALGEVSGTIRPAN from the coding sequence ATGACCTGGGTGACCGGCGCTGACGGATCGCCGTACGGGGTGACGAACCTGCCGTACGGGGTGTTCCGGTCCGACGAGGGTCAGCCGCGCATCGGCGTACGGATCGGGTCCTGGGTGTTCGACCTGGCCGCCGCGGAGGCAGCCGACCTGGTGCTGGCCGCCGGTGCGCTGTGCCGGCCCACCCTCAACGAGTTCATGGCGCTGGGCCGTCCGCAGTGGACGACGGTGCGGCAGCGCATCACCGAGCTGCTGACCGACCCGGCGCACCGACCCGCGGTGGAGCCGCTGCTGGTGCCCCTCGACGACGTGGAGATGCTGCTCCCGATCGAGGTGGCCGACTACGTCGACTTCTACTCGTCCGAGCACCACGCGTCGAACGTCGGGCAGATCTTCCGCCCCGGCCAGCCGCCGCTGCTGCCGAACTGGAAGCACCTGCCGATCGGCTACCACGGGCGGGCCGGCACCGTGGTCGTCTCCGGCACGCCGGTGATCCGACCGACCGGGCAGCGCGCCTCCGCCGAGGGCCCGGTCACGGGCCCGTCCGTACGCCTCGACATCGAGGCCGAGGTCGGCTTCGTGGTGGGCGTGCCCAGCCCCATGGGGCGTCGGGTGTCGGTCGACGACTTCGCCGACCACGTCTTCGGGGTGGTGCTGGTCAACGACTGGTCGGCCCGGGACATCCAGGCCTGGGAGTACCAGCCGCTCGGGCCGTTCCTCGGCAAGTCGTTCGCCACCTCGGTCTCGGCCTGGGTGACGCCGCTGGACGCGCTCGGCGACGCGTTCGTGCCCGCCCCCGACCAGGACCCGCCGGTGGTCGACTACCTGCGTGACGTGCCGCACCTGGGCCTGGACCTCCGACTGGCGGTCGAGTGGAACGGCGAGCAGGTCAGCGAGCCGCCGTTCGCCACCATGTACTGGACGCCGGCTCAGCAGTTGGCGCACCTCACCGTCAACGGCGCGTCACTGCGCACCGGCGACCTGTACGCCTCCGGCACCGTCTCCGGCCCGGACCGATCGCAGGTCGGCTCGTTCCTGGAACTGACCTGGGGTGGGGCGGAGCCGGTGAAGGTCGGCGACGAGAGCCGCACCTTCCTCGCCGACGGCGACACGGTGACCATCACCGCCACCGCGCCCGGCCCGGACGGCACCACCATCGCCCTCGGCGAGGTCAGCGGCACCATTCGTCCGGCCAACTGA
- a CDS encoding homogentisate 1,2-dioxygenase, which yields MPYYRSVGDVPRKRHTQFRQPDGTLYAEELMGQEGFSSDSSLLYHRHAPTAILAADEFTPPAFTRAPNLPLKPRHLRTHKLDTGGSDPVLGRQYLLANDDVRIGYVLADRPSPLFRDATGDHCLYVESGTLRVESPFGVLDAVAGDYVIIPTSTIHRLVPTGDQPVRLLTVEASGHIGPPKRYLSVRGQFLEHSPYCERDVRGPDSPLLVDGEEVEVLVRHRRGWTRYVYANHPFDVVGWDGHLYPWAFSIHDFEPITGRIHQPPPVHQTFQGPNFVICSFVPRKVDYHPDAIPVPYNHHNVDSDEMLFYTGGNYEARRGSGIEQGSISLHPSGFTHGPQPGAAERSIGADYFDELAVMVDTFRPLDLCDAATGCEDEGYAWTWARSV from the coding sequence ATGCCGTATTACCGCAGCGTCGGCGACGTGCCGCGCAAGCGCCACACCCAGTTCCGCCAGCCCGACGGCACCCTCTACGCCGAGGAGCTGATGGGCCAGGAGGGCTTCTCCTCCGACTCGTCCCTGCTCTACCACCGGCACGCGCCCACAGCGATCCTGGCCGCCGACGAGTTCACCCCGCCCGCGTTCACCCGGGCACCGAACCTGCCACTCAAGCCCCGCCACCTGCGCACCCACAAACTGGACACCGGCGGCTCCGACCCCGTCCTCGGCCGGCAGTACCTGCTCGCCAACGACGACGTACGGATCGGCTACGTGCTCGCCGACCGGCCCTCACCGCTGTTCCGCGACGCCACCGGCGACCACTGCCTCTACGTCGAGTCGGGCACCCTGCGGGTCGAGTCCCCGTTCGGGGTGCTGGACGCGGTGGCCGGCGACTACGTCATCATCCCCACCTCGACCATCCACCGGCTGGTGCCCACCGGTGACCAGCCCGTCCGCCTGCTCACCGTCGAGGCGTCCGGGCACATCGGCCCACCCAAGCGCTACCTCTCCGTCCGCGGCCAGTTCCTGGAGCACTCGCCGTACTGCGAGCGCGACGTCCGCGGCCCCGACTCGCCGCTGCTCGTCGACGGTGAGGAGGTCGAGGTGCTGGTCCGCCACCGCCGTGGTTGGACCCGCTACGTCTACGCCAACCACCCGTTCGACGTGGTCGGCTGGGATGGGCACCTCTACCCGTGGGCGTTCTCCATCCACGACTTCGAGCCGATCACCGGGCGCATCCACCAGCCCCCGCCGGTGCACCAGACCTTCCAGGGCCCCAACTTCGTCATCTGCTCCTTCGTGCCCCGCAAGGTCGACTATCACCCGGACGCGATCCCGGTGCCGTACAACCACCACAACGTCGACTCCGACGAGATGCTCTTCTACACGGGCGGCAACTACGAGGCCCGGCGCGGCTCCGGCATCGAGCAGGGCTCGATCTCCCTGCACCCGTCCGGGTTCACCCACGGCCCCCAGCCGGGTGCCGCCGAGCGTTCCATCGGTGCGGACTACTTCGACGAGTTGGCCGTCATGGTCGACACGTTCCGCCCCCTGGATCTCTGCGACGCCGCCACCGGCTGCGAGGACGAGGGATACGCCTGGACCTGGGCGCGTTCGGTCTAG